From a region of the Rathayibacter sp. VKM Ac-2804 genome:
- a CDS encoding aldose 1-epimerase family protein, producing MADFTPAPATGRQFALDLTAEGRTLHAVVTEVAAGLRHLSVDGVEITAGYPETVVPPFGSGIVLMPWPNRVKDGRWHHAGRTQQLDITEPKYHNAIHGLLRSASYRVVEQGPSFVELAAPVVPQSGYPFHLETTVRYELQADGLKVVHRVVNVGADEAPVAIGTHPFLAIGDVPTDELEITVDAAVHIEVDERLNPTGQSPVDGTEWDLRGGRRIGELELDDAWADVSIVDGESVHGLRAADGRRVLLWADASHNFIQVFITRIFPDGDDVKTAIAVEPMTAPAEALNSGQGLRWLEPGEEWSVAWGIRHEGFPTSA from the coding sequence ATGGCCGACTTCACTCCCGCCCCCGCAACCGGGCGCCAGTTCGCCCTCGACCTCACCGCCGAGGGCCGCACCCTGCACGCCGTCGTCACGGAGGTGGCCGCAGGGCTGCGCCACCTCTCCGTCGACGGCGTCGAGATCACCGCCGGATACCCCGAGACCGTGGTTCCGCCGTTCGGCTCGGGCATCGTCCTGATGCCGTGGCCCAACCGGGTCAAGGACGGCCGCTGGCACCACGCCGGCCGCACCCAGCAGCTCGACATCACCGAGCCCAAGTACCACAACGCGATCCACGGCCTGCTGCGCAGCGCCTCCTACCGCGTCGTCGAGCAGGGCCCGTCCTTCGTCGAGCTCGCCGCGCCCGTCGTCCCGCAGAGCGGCTACCCGTTCCACCTCGAGACCACGGTCCGCTACGAGCTGCAGGCCGACGGCCTGAAGGTCGTGCACCGCGTCGTCAACGTCGGAGCGGACGAGGCGCCCGTCGCGATCGGCACGCACCCCTTCCTCGCCATCGGCGACGTCCCGACGGACGAGCTCGAGATCACGGTCGACGCGGCCGTGCACATCGAGGTCGACGAGCGGCTCAACCCCACCGGTCAGAGCCCGGTCGACGGCACCGAGTGGGACCTCCGCGGCGGCCGCCGCATCGGCGAGCTCGAGCTGGACGACGCCTGGGCCGACGTGTCGATCGTCGACGGCGAGAGCGTCCACGGCCTCCGCGCCGCCGACGGCCGCCGGGTGCTGCTCTGGGCCGACGCCTCGCACAACTTCATCCAGGTCTTCATCACCCGGATCTTCCCCGACGGCGACGACGTGAAGACCGCCATCGCGGTCGAGCCGATGACGGCCCCCGCCGAGGCGCTCAACTCCGGCCAGGGCCTGCGCTGGCTCGAGCCGGGCGAGGAGTGGAGCGTCGCCTGGGGCATCCGCCACGAGGGATTCCCCACCTCCGCATGA
- a CDS encoding DUF445 domain-containing protein encodes MTTSSAAAVRTAAGRDDDAKRAALVAMKRLATGLLVLMAIVFAVSFALQDRYPWLQWVRAASEGGMVGALADWFAVTALFRRPLGLPIPHTAIIPTKKDEIGASLAQFVEENFLQGAIVREKLDSFGIARRAGFWLAEPENAHRVGGESAAAVRSAIALLDDSDVQRVIEALARRHLLDPQWGPPLGSLVGSVVEAGHHRRLVDTLVEQAEAWLIANPESFTRMVSGRLPSWLPSAVSRAVDERLYREALVLVETVRGDQGHPFRLAVDGYLATLATDLGSDPDLIARVEEIKNRAFDSPRVRELAGDAWEATKASLLGAMDDPASPLRASIESIVVDLGRRLSTDPALAATVDTWIGTVAANLVDRYRGDIASIIGETIGRWDPQETSEKLELQVGKDLQFIRINGTVVGSLAGLVIFTVAHALLGS; translated from the coding sequence ATGACGACCAGCAGCGCGGCCGCCGTCCGCACCGCCGCCGGGCGCGACGACGACGCGAAGCGCGCCGCCCTCGTCGCGATGAAGCGGCTCGCCACCGGGCTGCTCGTGCTGATGGCGATCGTCTTCGCCGTCTCGTTCGCGCTGCAGGACCGCTACCCGTGGCTGCAGTGGGTCCGGGCGGCGAGCGAGGGCGGGATGGTCGGCGCCCTCGCGGACTGGTTCGCCGTCACGGCGCTCTTCCGGCGACCGCTCGGGCTGCCGATCCCGCATACGGCGATCATCCCGACGAAGAAGGACGAGATCGGCGCGAGTCTCGCCCAGTTCGTGGAGGAGAACTTCCTGCAGGGCGCGATCGTGCGGGAGAAGCTCGACTCGTTCGGCATCGCCCGCCGCGCCGGGTTCTGGCTCGCCGAGCCCGAGAACGCCCACCGCGTCGGCGGCGAGAGCGCCGCGGCGGTGCGCTCGGCGATCGCGCTGCTCGACGACTCCGACGTGCAGCGGGTGATCGAGGCGCTCGCCCGGCGGCACCTGCTCGACCCGCAGTGGGGTCCGCCGCTGGGCTCGCTCGTCGGCAGCGTCGTCGAGGCGGGGCACCACCGCCGGCTCGTCGACACGCTCGTCGAGCAGGCCGAGGCCTGGCTGATCGCGAACCCGGAGAGCTTCACGAGGATGGTCAGCGGCCGACTGCCGAGCTGGCTGCCCTCCGCGGTCAGCCGTGCGGTCGACGAGCGGCTCTACCGCGAGGCGCTCGTGCTCGTGGAGACCGTCCGCGGCGATCAGGGCCACCCCTTCCGGCTCGCGGTGGACGGCTACCTCGCCACGCTCGCGACGGACCTCGGCAGCGACCCGGACCTCATCGCCCGCGTCGAGGAGATCAAGAATCGCGCCTTCGACAGCCCCCGGGTGCGCGAGCTCGCGGGGGACGCCTGGGAGGCCACGAAGGCGTCGCTGCTCGGCGCGATGGACGACCCGGCCAGCCCGCTCCGCGCCAGCATCGAGTCGATCGTCGTGGACCTCGGCCGCCGGCTCTCGACCGATCCGGCGCTCGCCGCGACCGTGGACACCTGGATCGGCACCGTCGCCGCGAACCTCGTCGACCGCTACCGCGGCGACATCGCCAGCATCATCGGCGAGACGATCGGCCGCTGGGACCCGCAGGAGACCTCTGAGAAGCTCGAGCTGCAGGTCGGCAAGGACCTGCAGTTCATCCGGATCAACGGCACCGTCGTCGGCTCGCTCGCCGGTCTGGTCATCTTCACCGTCGCGCACGCGCTCCTCGGCTCCTGA
- a CDS encoding DUF3072 domain-containing protein: protein MSDDIPNTTDPDVKTEGDVLGARADDGSDTSASKDPSDWVTGDEPMTGPQRSYLDTLAREAGETLPADLTKAQASEHIDRLQSSTGRGDGSN from the coding sequence ATGAGCGACGACATCCCCAACACCACCGATCCCGACGTCAAGACCGAGGGCGACGTCCTCGGCGCCCGTGCCGATGACGGCAGCGACACCAGCGCCAGCAAGGACCCGTCCGACTGGGTCACCGGTGACGAGCCGATGACCGGCCCGCAGCGCAGCTACCTCGACACCCTCGCCCGCGAGGCCGGCGAGACCCTCCCGGCCGACCTGACGAAGGCCCAGGCCTCCGAGCACATCGACCGCCTGCAGTCCTCGACCGGTCGCGGCGACGGCAGCAACTGA
- a CDS encoding DNA-directed RNA polymerase subunit beta, whose product MTDGFHKPTKFPSRVFEAFQGGEDPAQISRVAHETAIALLSRVREDPDPVVIDRLVEYTDHNGIDALAELWARSSPSSLPGALWRIYLLRLVIRQDPESTSFLYQRGVELSATIDPVVAGAVTPTGPAEITELADRILRGVFDGDFAVALDRAAAFCRVSASGAASVADDVELIDGPRASQLTTRALRLSTTAAELVSCARLWRSDSLE is encoded by the coding sequence ATGACAGACGGCTTCCACAAGCCGACCAAGTTCCCCTCCCGCGTCTTCGAGGCGTTCCAGGGAGGCGAGGACCCCGCCCAGATCAGCCGGGTCGCGCACGAGACGGCGATCGCGCTGCTCAGCCGCGTGCGCGAGGACCCCGACCCGGTGGTCATCGACCGCCTGGTCGAGTACACGGACCACAACGGCATCGACGCCCTCGCCGAGCTCTGGGCGCGATCGAGCCCGTCCAGCCTCCCCGGCGCCCTCTGGCGCATCTACCTGCTGCGGCTCGTGATCCGGCAGGACCCGGAGAGCACGAGCTTCCTCTACCAGCGCGGCGTCGAGCTCTCGGCGACCATCGACCCGGTCGTCGCCGGCGCTGTCACGCCGACCGGACCGGCCGAGATCACCGAGCTGGCCGACCGCATCCTCCGCGGGGTGTTCGACGGCGACTTCGCCGTCGCCCTCGACCGGGCCGCGGCCTTCTGCCGCGTGAGCGCCTCCGGGGCCGCCTCGGTGGCCGACGACGTCGAGCTCATCGACGGACCGCGCGCGAGCCAGCTGACCACCCGGGCGCTGCGGCTCTCGACCACCGCGGCCGAGCTGGTGAGCTGCGCGCGCCTCTGGCGCAGCGATTCGCTGGAGTAG
- the sigK gene encoding ECF RNA polymerase sigma factor SigK yields the protein MSDDTTAEGTAPDLGALLERIAAGEQAAFSQLYDLVASRVLGLITRVLVDRAQSEEVAQEVFLEIWQTAGRFAPNKGSATTWILTMAHRRAIDRVRAAQAGRDRDVRIGIRDLGRDYDQVAEQAEVSLEHEKVTAALERLTELQRQALQLAYYGGYSHSEIAGILNCPVGTIKTRLRDGMIRLREEMGVAL from the coding sequence ATGAGCGACGACACCACCGCCGAGGGCACCGCACCGGACCTCGGCGCCCTCCTCGAGCGGATCGCCGCGGGCGAGCAGGCCGCGTTCTCCCAGCTCTACGACCTGGTCGCGTCCCGCGTCCTCGGCCTGATCACCCGGGTCCTGGTCGATCGCGCGCAGTCCGAGGAGGTGGCTCAGGAGGTCTTCCTCGAGATCTGGCAAACCGCTGGACGCTTCGCTCCGAATAAGGGAAGTGCGACGACCTGGATCCTCACGATGGCACACCGCAGGGCCATCGATCGGGTTCGCGCGGCCCAAGCGGGCCGCGATCGGGACGTCCGCATAGGAATCCGCGACCTCGGTCGCGACTACGACCAGGTCGCCGAACAGGCGGAGGTGTCCCTCGAGCACGAGAAGGTCACCGCCGCCCTGGAGCGGCTGACCGAGCTCCAGCGTCAAGCGCTGCAGCTCGCGTACTACGGCGGCTACTCGCACAGCGAGATCGCCGGGATCCTGAACTGCCCCGTCGGTACCATAAAAACGCGCCTGCGCGACGGGATGATACGACTGAGAGAAGAGATGGGGGTGGCCCTGTGA
- a CDS encoding anti-sigma factor: MQLPEDPRELAAGHALGILTPDETARYERFLDENPEARGEADAFSAVAEALAADAPPIAPSPALKADLMALIATTPQLPRDDASDSPAEEAAEQQQPARTLRAVEPSPATAATPTSGRHGAEARARGRWFTRPAVYLSAAAAAAVIVVGGVALPPLLTPDAGQSQQLSALEQIRSAPDVQETAGAVATGETATLVWSASLGRSALVVDDLAPLPEDKTYELWYIGSSGPVSAGTFDGGDGRTVAPLEGTLAEGAVVAVTVEDAGGSEAPTTDPILAIATA; encoded by the coding sequence GTGCAACTCCCCGAAGATCCGCGCGAACTCGCAGCAGGACACGCACTCGGCATCCTCACCCCGGACGAGACCGCCCGGTACGAGAGATTCCTGGACGAGAATCCGGAGGCGCGCGGCGAGGCCGACGCCTTCTCCGCCGTGGCCGAGGCGCTGGCCGCCGACGCACCGCCGATCGCACCGTCGCCGGCCCTCAAGGCAGACCTGATGGCGCTGATCGCGACCACTCCGCAGCTCCCGCGGGACGACGCATCCGATTCCCCGGCCGAGGAGGCCGCCGAGCAGCAGCAGCCCGCACGCACCCTGCGCGCCGTCGAGCCCTCGCCCGCGACCGCCGCCACCCCGACCTCCGGTCGTCACGGCGCCGAGGCCCGCGCCCGTGGCCGCTGGTTCACCCGTCCCGCCGTCTACCTCTCCGCTGCCGCCGCCGCGGCGGTGATCGTCGTCGGGGGAGTGGCGCTCCCGCCCCTGCTGACGCCCGACGCCGGCCAGAGCCAGCAGTTGAGCGCCCTGGAGCAGATCCGCAGCGCACCCGACGTGCAGGAGACCGCCGGCGCCGTCGCCACCGGCGAGACCGCGACCCTCGTCTGGTCGGCCTCGCTCGGCCGCTCGGCGCTCGTCGTCGACGACCTCGCGCCCCTGCCCGAGGACAAGACCTACGAGCTCTGGTACATCGGCTCGTCCGGCCCGGTCTCCGCGGGCACGTTCGACGGCGGTGACGGCCGCACGGTCGCTCCGCTCGAGGGCACGCTCGCCGAGGGCGCCGTCGTCGCCGTGACCGTCGAGGACGCGGGCGGCTCGGAGGCGCCGACCACCGACCCGATCCTGGCGATCGCGACCGCCTGA
- the pstB gene encoding phosphate ABC transporter ATP-binding protein PstB produces MSKRIEVNDLNVYYSKFLAVEGVGLTIEPRTVTAFIGPSGCGKSTFLRTLNRMHEVIPGAYVDGEVLIDGNNLYGPGVDPVLVRRQVGMVFQRPNPFPTMSIRDNVLAGVKLNNRRISKSDADDLVEKSLQGANLWNEVKDRLEKPGSGLSGGQQQRLCIARAIAVSPDVLLMDEPCSALDPISTLAIEDLIEELKNEYTIVIVTHNMQQASRVSDRTAFFNIAGTGKPGKLIEYDDTATIFSRPSVQATEDYVSGRFG; encoded by the coding sequence TTGTCCAAGCGCATCGAAGTCAACGACCTCAACGTCTACTACAGCAAGTTCCTCGCGGTCGAGGGAGTCGGTCTGACCATCGAGCCCCGCACCGTCACGGCGTTCATCGGGCCCTCCGGCTGCGGCAAGTCGACCTTCCTCCGCACGCTCAACCGCATGCACGAGGTCATCCCCGGCGCCTACGTCGACGGCGAGGTGCTGATCGACGGCAACAACCTGTACGGCCCGGGCGTCGACCCGGTGCTCGTGCGCCGCCAGGTGGGCATGGTCTTCCAGCGCCCCAACCCGTTCCCGACGATGTCGATCCGCGACAACGTCCTGGCCGGTGTGAAGCTGAACAACCGCCGCATCTCGAAGTCCGACGCGGACGACCTCGTCGAGAAGTCGCTCCAGGGCGCGAACCTCTGGAACGAGGTCAAGGACCGGCTCGAGAAGCCCGGCTCCGGCCTCTCCGGCGGCCAGCAGCAGCGGCTGTGCATCGCCCGCGCCATCGCCGTCTCCCCCGACGTGCTGCTGATGGACGAGCCGTGCTCGGCCCTCGACCCGATCTCGACGCTCGCGATCGAGGACCTGATCGAGGAGCTCAAGAACGAGTACACGATCGTGATCGTGACCCACAACATGCAGCAGGCCTCGCGCGTCTCGGACCGCACCGCGTTCTTCAACATCGCGGGCACCGGCAAGCCCGGCAAGCTCATCGAGTACGACGACACCGCCACGATCTTCTCGCGGCCGTCCGTCCAGGCGACCGAGGACTACGTCTCCGGCCGCTTCGGCTGA
- the pstA gene encoding phosphate ABC transporter permease PstA: protein MTPPRQRRVEDAVPAPVNTLTSGQLPKWAPVALLLGSIALMALVYALLAVTGTTQGFDVVGTVFFGAVLYTIAVFVLARLVEGPRRATDRVVTTLVTAAFVVALIPLISLMYTAVTAGAARFDVLFFTSSMRNVVGEGGGALHAIMGTLIITALAAVISIPIGLMTAIYLVEYGRGALARGITFFVDVMTGIPSIVAGLFAYALLVLLFGDGIRMGFGGAIALSVLMIPVVVRSTEEMLRLVPNELREASFALGVPKWLTVVKIVLPTSIAGIVTGVMLSIARVIGETAPLLIVAGFTQSMNYNPFDDRMMTLPVFVFRQYADQGADAAAYIDRAWTGALVLILIVMLLNLLARLVARIFAPKLGR, encoded by the coding sequence ATGACTCCGCCCCGCCAGCGCCGCGTCGAGGACGCGGTCCCTGCGCCGGTCAACACGCTCACCAGCGGCCAGCTGCCCAAGTGGGCGCCCGTCGCCCTCCTGCTCGGCAGCATCGCCCTGATGGCGCTCGTCTACGCCCTCCTCGCCGTCACGGGCACCACGCAGGGCTTCGACGTCGTCGGCACCGTCTTCTTCGGCGCCGTGCTCTACACGATCGCCGTCTTCGTCCTCGCCCGCCTCGTCGAGGGCCCCCGCCGCGCCACGGACCGGGTCGTCACCACCCTGGTCACCGCGGCGTTCGTCGTCGCGCTGATCCCGCTGATCTCGCTGATGTACACGGCGGTCACCGCCGGAGCCGCGCGCTTCGACGTCCTCTTCTTCACCTCCTCGATGCGCAACGTCGTCGGCGAGGGCGGCGGCGCGCTGCACGCGATCATGGGCACGCTGATCATCACGGCCCTGGCCGCGGTCATCTCGATCCCGATCGGGCTGATGACGGCCATCTACCTGGTCGAGTACGGCCGGGGCGCGCTCGCCCGCGGCATCACCTTCTTCGTCGACGTGATGACCGGCATCCCCTCGATCGTCGCCGGCCTCTTCGCCTACGCGCTGCTCGTGCTCCTGTTCGGCGACGGCATCCGGATGGGCTTCGGCGGCGCGATCGCGCTCTCGGTGCTGATGATCCCGGTCGTCGTGCGCTCCACCGAGGAGATGCTGCGCCTGGTGCCGAACGAGCTCCGCGAGGCGTCCTTCGCGCTCGGCGTGCCCAAGTGGCTCACCGTCGTGAAGATCGTCCTGCCGACCTCGATCGCCGGCATCGTGACGGGCGTCATGCTCTCGATCGCCCGCGTCATCGGCGAGACCGCTCCGCTGCTCATCGTCGCCGGCTTCACCCAGTCGATGAACTACAACCCGTTCGACGACCGGATGATGACCCTCCCGGTCTTCGTGTTCCGCCAGTACGCCGATCAGGGAGCGGACGCCGCCGCCTACATCGATCGGGCCTGGACCGGCGCGCTGGTCCTCATCCTGATCGTCATGCTCCTCAACCTGCTCGCTCGCCTGGTCGCGCGCATCTTCGCCCCCAAGCTCGGCCGCTAA
- the pstC gene encoding phosphate ABC transporter permease subunit PstC, whose product MTTAERPVGAIKAKQRPADRIFSGTAVASGALILVILAAVALFLVVQSVPALTAAPDTISGGAGFWAWVGPLVFGTVYAAALAMVIAVPIAIGIALFISHYAPRKLAQGLGYVIDLLAAVPSVVFGLWGITVLAPFVQPFYAFLTDAFGWFPLFNGPVSGTGRTILTVALVLAVMILPIVTAISREVFLQTPTLHEEAALALGATRWEMVRTAVLPFGRPGIISASMLGLGRALGETMAVAIVLSPSFVVNFALLQSTNSNTVASNIALSFPEAYGLKVNELVASGLMLFVITLLVNMLARYIINRRKAFSGAN is encoded by the coding sequence ATGACCACCGCAGAGCGGCCCGTCGGCGCCATCAAGGCGAAGCAGCGGCCCGCAGACCGGATCTTCTCCGGAACGGCAGTCGCCTCCGGCGCGCTGATCCTCGTCATCCTCGCCGCCGTCGCCCTCTTCCTGGTCGTCCAGTCGGTCCCGGCCCTCACCGCCGCCCCGGACACGATCTCCGGTGGCGCGGGCTTCTGGGCCTGGGTCGGTCCCCTGGTCTTCGGCACCGTCTACGCCGCTGCACTCGCCATGGTGATCGCCGTGCCGATCGCGATCGGCATCGCGCTCTTCATCTCGCACTACGCCCCGCGCAAGCTCGCGCAGGGCCTGGGCTACGTGATCGACCTGCTGGCCGCCGTGCCGTCGGTCGTCTTCGGCCTCTGGGGCATCACCGTCCTGGCCCCCTTCGTCCAGCCGTTCTACGCGTTCCTCACGGACGCGTTCGGCTGGTTCCCGCTCTTCAACGGCCCCGTCTCCGGCACGGGCCGCACGATCCTCACCGTGGCCCTCGTGCTCGCGGTGATGATCCTGCCGATCGTCACCGCCATCTCGCGCGAGGTCTTCCTGCAGACGCCGACGCTGCACGAGGAGGCCGCGCTCGCCCTCGGCGCGACCCGCTGGGAGATGGTCCGCACCGCGGTCCTGCCCTTCGGCCGCCCCGGCATCATCTCCGCGTCCATGCTCGGCCTGGGCCGCGCCCTCGGCGAGACGATGGCGGTCGCGATCGTGCTCTCGCCCTCGTTCGTCGTGAACTTCGCCCTGCTGCAGTCGACGAACTCGAACACGGTCGCCTCGAACATCGCGCTGAGCTTCCCCGAGGCCTACGGCCTGAAGGTCAACGAGCTGGTCGCCTCCGGCCTGATGCTCTTCGTCATCACGCTGCTCGTCAACATGCTCGCCCGCTACATCATCAACCGCCGCAAGGCCTTCTCGGGAGCGAACTGA
- a CDS encoding phosphate ABC transporter substrate-binding protein PstS, with translation MRFSRLGQAAVIAAVAAITLTSCAANEGGASAGESSSGSASTLEGTLNGIGASSQGSAQEAWVSAFQQANTGVTVNYSPDGSGAGREAFIAGGADFAGSDRALKLEELDGSFGKCVEGTSAIDVPAYISPIAIVFNVEGVDELNLDAATIAGIFKGTITTWNAPEIAALNPDATLPSSNITAVHRSDDSGTTENFAAYLNATAPDVWDAEPDGVWPYQGGEAAQGTSGVIDTVTNGQNTIGYADASRAGDLGTAKVKVGDDFVEYSPEAAAAIVDASPEATDRPENDIVYEIDYASEESGVYPVVLVSYLIACQEYQDAATGELVKAYLGYVTSEEGQEEAATSAGAAPLSSELSAQVATAVESIK, from the coding sequence GTGCGTTTCTCGCGTCTCGGCCAGGCGGCCGTCATCGCCGCCGTCGCAGCCATCACGCTGACCTCCTGTGCTGCCAACGAAGGAGGCGCCTCCGCAGGCGAGTCCTCCTCCGGCTCCGCCAGCACCCTCGAGGGCACCCTCAACGGCATCGGCGCCTCCTCGCAGGGCTCCGCCCAGGAGGCCTGGGTCTCCGCCTTCCAGCAGGCGAACACCGGCGTCACCGTCAACTACTCCCCCGACGGCTCCGGCGCGGGCCGTGAGGCGTTCATCGCCGGCGGCGCCGACTTCGCCGGCTCCGACCGCGCGCTCAAGCTCGAGGAGCTCGACGGCTCCTTCGGCAAGTGCGTCGAGGGCACCTCCGCCATCGACGTCCCGGCCTACATCTCGCCGATCGCGATCGTCTTCAACGTGGAGGGCGTCGACGAGCTGAACCTCGACGCCGCCACCATCGCGGGCATCTTCAAGGGCACCATCACCACCTGGAACGCCCCCGAGATCGCCGCGCTGAACCCCGACGCGACGCTCCCGTCCTCGAACATCACCGCCGTGCACCGCTCGGACGACTCGGGAACCACCGAGAACTTCGCCGCGTACCTCAACGCGACCGCGCCCGACGTCTGGGACGCCGAGCCCGACGGAGTCTGGCCCTACCAGGGCGGCGAGGCCGCCCAGGGCACCTCGGGCGTCATCGACACCGTCACCAACGGCCAGAACACCATCGGCTACGCCGACGCCTCGCGCGCCGGTGACCTCGGCACCGCCAAGGTCAAGGTCGGCGACGACTTCGTCGAGTACTCCCCCGAGGCCGCTGCCGCGATCGTCGACGCCTCGCCCGAGGCGACCGACCGTCCCGAGAACGACATCGTCTACGAGATCGACTACGCCTCCGAGGAGTCCGGCGTCTACCCGGTCGTCCTGGTGAGCTACCTCATCGCCTGCCAGGAGTACCAGGACGCCGCGACGGGCGAGCTCGTCAAGGCGTACCTCGGCTACGTGACGAGCGAAGAGGGCCAGGAGGAGGCCGCCACCTCCGCCGGCGCCGCGCCGCTCTCGTCCGAGCTGTCGGCCCAGGTCGCGACGGCCGTCGAGTCGATCAAGTAA
- a CDS encoding NUDIX domain-containing protein, with translation MTGTVFAAGAVCWRIIEGRPHVLVIHRPHRKDVSLPKGKVDPGESLPETAVREIREETGFAVALGVPLGTVEYTLPNGRPKTVHYWAARVTEKAVLASDFVPNREVEALEWVTIKRARSYLTYPHDIEIVDEFARIVARGTHDTFAVVVLRHAKAVPASSWDGRDSTRRLNRRGVEEAAAAGRAVAAWRPRRLVTSTAKRCRATIAPLATLLKRPVRLSEDLSQEAGEHGSADIRSLVGKRVRARKSAVLCSHRPVIPEILRELALATATPIGPYLDEASDLPTGGFAVVHLSVEHPGSGIVAIETHAPLE, from the coding sequence GTGACGGGAACCGTCTTCGCGGCCGGCGCCGTGTGCTGGCGGATCATCGAGGGGCGTCCGCACGTCCTCGTGATCCACCGGCCGCACCGCAAGGACGTCAGCCTGCCCAAGGGCAAGGTCGACCCCGGCGAGTCGCTGCCCGAGACCGCGGTCCGCGAGATCCGGGAGGAGACCGGTTTCGCGGTCGCGCTCGGAGTGCCGCTCGGCACCGTGGAGTACACGCTGCCGAACGGGCGCCCGAAGACCGTGCACTACTGGGCGGCCCGGGTGACCGAGAAGGCGGTGCTCGCCTCCGACTTCGTGCCGAACCGCGAGGTCGAGGCGCTCGAGTGGGTCACGATCAAGCGCGCCCGCAGCTACCTCACGTACCCGCACGACATCGAGATCGTGGACGAGTTCGCGCGGATCGTCGCGCGCGGCACGCACGACACCTTCGCCGTCGTGGTGCTGCGGCACGCGAAGGCGGTCCCTGCCTCCTCCTGGGACGGCCGTGACTCGACGCGGCGGCTCAACCGCCGGGGCGTCGAGGAGGCGGCCGCGGCGGGCCGCGCCGTCGCCGCCTGGCGGCCCCGCCGGCTCGTCACGAGCACGGCGAAGCGCTGCCGGGCCACGATCGCTCCGCTCGCCACGCTGCTCAAGCGGCCCGTCCGCCTCTCGGAGGACCTCAGCCAGGAGGCGGGCGAGCACGGGTCGGCCGACATCCGCTCCCTGGTCGGCAAGCGGGTGCGGGCGCGCAAGAGCGCCGTGCTCTGCAGCCACCGGCCGGTGATCCCCGAGATCCTGCGCGAGCTCGCGCTGGCCACCGCGACCCCGATCGGCCCGTACCTCGACGAGGCCTCCGATCTGCCGACCGGCGGCTTCGCCGTCGTGCACCTCTCCGTCGAGCACCCGGGCTCCGGCATCGTCGCCATCGAGACCCACGCGCCGCTGGAGTGA